A window of Candidatus Tumulicola sp. contains these coding sequences:
- the pilM gene encoding type IV pilus assembly protein PilM, giving the protein MSFLGRMFARGGQHYVGIDFGSAELKAVQFAPSGRGPVLEHVYKIATPSNSIKDGVITDPPVVGDALRHLFADGAFSAKRVVSAVSGPTVVVRQVSMPLMNERELRDSTKYEAERFLPYSVEEAQIDAKILGRSEDGQNMDVLIVAAQKDLVLSQVSALQFAGLTPAIVEVEPFAMVRAMLSPQDPDFEQNIAIINIGASSTSINITKSGFVPFTRNVPIGGDAFTKAIATGMNISTEEAEKLKREKAAVLTQGEAEPAPPTVTRLFNVITPPLTELVTEIHKSLDYFRTRFRGETIESVILGGGTARLANIDSFLSRELALPVHIANPLDRASYNPVDFPTEYLADLGPSLIVAAGLGRRDLQSDGRAA; this is encoded by the coding sequence ATGTCGTTCCTCGGTCGGATGTTCGCGCGCGGCGGGCAGCACTATGTCGGCATCGATTTCGGCTCTGCGGAGTTGAAAGCGGTGCAGTTCGCGCCGTCTGGACGCGGTCCAGTGCTCGAGCACGTTTACAAAATCGCCACGCCATCCAACTCGATCAAAGACGGCGTCATCACGGATCCACCCGTGGTGGGCGACGCACTTCGCCATCTGTTCGCCGACGGCGCTTTTTCTGCAAAGCGCGTCGTGAGCGCGGTGAGCGGTCCCACCGTCGTCGTCCGTCAAGTCTCCATGCCGTTGATGAACGAACGCGAACTGCGTGACTCGACGAAGTACGAAGCCGAGCGCTTCCTTCCATATTCGGTCGAAGAAGCGCAGATCGACGCGAAGATCCTCGGACGCTCGGAAGACGGCCAGAACATGGACGTGCTCATCGTCGCGGCGCAGAAGGACCTGGTGCTCAGCCAGGTGAGCGCGCTGCAATTCGCCGGCCTCACGCCTGCGATCGTCGAAGTGGAGCCGTTCGCCATGGTGCGCGCGATGCTGTCGCCTCAGGACCCGGATTTCGAGCAAAACATCGCGATCATCAACATCGGCGCGTCGTCCACCAGCATCAACATCACCAAGAGCGGCTTCGTGCCGTTCACGCGTAACGTTCCGATCGGCGGAGATGCGTTCACCAAAGCGATCGCGACCGGCATGAACATCTCCACCGAGGAAGCGGAAAAACTGAAAAGAGAGAAAGCGGCCGTCCTCACGCAGGGCGAAGCGGAGCCCGCGCCGCCGACGGTCACCCGGCTGTTCAACGTCATCACGCCGCCGTTGACCGAGCTCGTCACCGAGATCCACAAATCGCTCGATTATTTCCGCACGCGTTTCCGCGGTGAGACGATCGAGAGCGTGATCCTCGGCGGCGGCACAGCGCGGCTGGCGAATATCGACAGCTTTCTCTCGCGCGAACTAGCGCTGCCGGTGCACATCGCCAATCCGCTGGACCGCGCAAGCTACAATCCGGTCGATTTCCCCACCGAGTACCTGGCCGATCTCGGCCCGTCGTTGATCGTCGCAGCCGGCCTCGGCCGCCGCGACTTGCAATCCGACGGACGAGCGGCG
- a CDS encoding Crp/Fnr family transcriptional regulator, with product MGQRTSDKALEPALLKKVPLFGEFSENDRTAVAALMVSRRYPKHAVLVYEGDAGDALFIVVKGNVAVTRVSNDGKETILTILREGDFFGEMGVLDGSPRSATIKAIGEVEAAMLPRKDFLELLAKSPNMSLSLVLALSARLRETNQAIQAAAYQDIRTRLAALLLHLSGQFGETVEGGIRLTLRLTNQEMANMIGTTRETANRMLNRFWDEKLIDMQTGHIVIADAAKLKTLVG from the coding sequence ATGGGGCAACGAACGTCGGATAAAGCACTCGAGCCCGCGCTGCTGAAAAAAGTCCCGCTCTTCGGGGAGTTCAGCGAAAACGACCGCACCGCGGTCGCTGCGCTCATGGTCTCACGCCGCTACCCGAAACATGCCGTGCTCGTCTACGAAGGCGACGCCGGCGATGCGTTGTTCATCGTGGTCAAAGGCAATGTGGCGGTCACTCGCGTCAGCAACGACGGCAAAGAGACCATCCTCACGATCTTGCGCGAAGGCGACTTTTTCGGCGAGATGGGCGTGCTTGACGGTTCGCCTCGCTCCGCCACGATCAAGGCCATCGGCGAGGTCGAAGCGGCGATGCTGCCGCGCAAAGATTTTCTCGAGCTGCTCGCTAAAAGCCCGAATATGAGCCTCTCGCTGGTGCTGGCGCTGTCAGCGCGGTTGCGCGAGACGAACCAGGCGATTCAAGCCGCAGCCTACCAAGACATCCGCACGCGCTTGGCAGCGCTGCTGCTGCACTTAAGCGGGCAGTTCGGCGAGACCGTCGAGGGCGGCATCCGGCTGACCCTGCGTTTGACGAATCAGGAAATGGCGAACATGATCGGCACGACGCGCGAGACGGCGAATCGCATGCTGAATCGCTTCTGGGATGAGAAGCTGATCGACATGCAGACGGGCCACATTGTGATCGCCGACGCAGCCAAGCTCAAGACCCTGGTAGGCTAG
- a CDS encoding type II secretion system protein has product MPRLQRAFTLIELMIVIAIIAILAAILIPNFLHARAESQTAACESNEKQIATAMEEYAVDNNGAYPGGFGASGLTTPYLTFAPKDPVNGTTYTLTNTAGAYGSYQVNDSGGHDPTTTIGLFQAGGAKCTACTSISYNQSGGIVGQ; this is encoded by the coding sequence TTGCCACGCCTTCAGCGCGCTTTCACGCTTATCGAACTCATGATCGTCATCGCGATTATCGCGATCCTGGCGGCGATCCTGATCCCGAACTTCTTACACGCCCGCGCCGAGTCGCAGACCGCGGCCTGCGAGAGCAACGAGAAACAGATCGCCACGGCGATGGAAGAGTACGCAGTCGATAACAACGGCGCATATCCGGGCGGCTTCGGGGCGAGCGGTCTCACCACGCCGTACCTGACCTTCGCGCCCAAGGATCCGGTCAATGGCACGACCTACACGTTGACGAACACGGCGGGCGCGTACGGCTCCTATCAGGTCAACGACAGCGGCGGCCACGACCCGACCACGACCATAGGGTTATTCCAGGCCGGCGGCGCGAAGTGCACGGCTTGCACGAGCATCTCCTACAACCAGAGCGGCGGCATCGTCGGCCAATAG
- a CDS encoding prepilin peptidase has translation MTSLILILFGIVGLAFGSFLNVVIYRLPRGESLIRPGSHCPACRHPLSAIDNVPVFSYMLLGGKCRYCGAPVSGRYPLVELLTGVLFVLAFVEFGLSVQTALACLASAVLIAVAFIDLDHLLVLDWSVVALGAIGLVRALTERDIIGALEGAALGAAIFGAVYLGTRGAGLGLGDVKLGAALGLLYGFPLGLGVAVAAFVIGALLAVPILLAGKRGRRDALPFGPFLVLASLIATYAPLAISGPYEWYRALLQSYWTRG, from the coding sequence ATGACCTCACTGATCCTCATCCTTTTTGGCATCGTCGGGCTGGCGTTCGGCTCTTTTCTGAACGTCGTGATCTACCGCTTGCCGCGCGGCGAGTCGCTGATCCGTCCGGGCTCGCACTGCCCCGCATGCCGGCATCCGCTTTCAGCCATCGACAACGTTCCGGTGTTCTCGTACATGCTGCTCGGCGGGAAATGCCGCTACTGCGGCGCGCCGGTGTCCGGACGCTATCCGCTCGTGGAGCTGTTGACCGGCGTGCTGTTCGTCCTGGCCTTTGTGGAGTTCGGACTGAGCGTGCAGACCGCGCTGGCTTGCCTTGCGAGCGCGGTCCTGATCGCGGTCGCGTTCATCGATCTGGACCACCTGCTGGTGCTTGACTGGAGCGTCGTCGCGCTTGGCGCGATCGGCCTCGTGCGCGCGTTGACGGAGCGCGACATCATCGGCGCGCTCGAAGGCGCGGCGCTCGGAGCCGCCATCTTCGGCGCGGTCTACTTGGGGACGCGCGGGGCGGGCCTTGGGCTTGGTGACGTCAAGCTCGGCGCGGCGCTCGGTCTGCTGTACGGGTTTCCTTTAGGACTCGGCGTTGCGGTGGCAGCTTTTGTCATCGGCGCGTTGCTCGCCGTCCCGATACTGCTGGCCGGCAAACGCGGCCGGCGCGACGCGCTGCCATTCGGGCCTTTTTTGGTCCTTGCGTCGCTCATCGCCACTTATGCCCCGCTTGCGATAAGCGGACCTTACGAGTGGTATCGCGCCCTCCTGCAATCGTATTGGACGCGCGGGTAG
- a CDS encoding prepilin-type N-terminal cleavage/methylation domain-containing protein, whose amino-acid sequence MPRLRRAFTLIELMIVIAIIAILAAILIPNFLHARAESQTSACESNEQQIATAMEEYAVDNHGAYPGGFGASGLTTPYLSFTPTDPVDNAAYTITNTPGSYGAYQVSDSAKHDPTTTRALVKDGTTANCTACTGILYDQNAGIVGN is encoded by the coding sequence TTGCCACGCCTTCGACGCGCCTTCACGCTCATCGAGCTCATGATCGTCATCGCGATTATCGCGATTCTCGCGGCGATCTTGATCCCGAACTTCCTGCACGCCCGCGCCGAGTCGCAGACCTCGGCCTGCGAAAGCAACGAGCAGCAGATCGCGACCGCTATGGAAGAATATGCCGTCGATAACCACGGCGCGTATCCGGGCGGCTTCGGAGCGAGTGGTCTCACCACGCCGTACCTAAGTTTCACGCCGACCGACCCGGTCGATAACGCCGCGTACACGATCACCAACACGCCCGGCTCCTATGGCGCTTATCAAGTCAGCGACAGCGCCAAGCACGACCCGACCACCACGCGTGCGCTGGTGAAAGATGGTACGACTGCGAACTGCACGGCGTGCACGGGGATCCTGTACGACCAAAACGCCGGCATCGTCGGCAACTAA